A stretch of the Mesoaciditoga lauensis cd-1655R = DSM 25116 genome encodes the following:
- a CDS encoding transposase → NAKYNHGKIFKAHIEKLKREKNVEIELIYLPTYSPNLNLIERLWKYAKKKVVGIYYDKFHKFKEAVRNFFEKEVKKESCKAELEKFIGSSFQIIKG, encoded by the coding sequence AATGCGAAGTACAATCATGGAAAGATATTCAAAGCGCACATTGAGAAACTAAAGCGTGAAAAGAATGTTGAAATAGAACTCATATATCTTCCCACGTATTCTCCGAACTTGAATCTCATAGAAAGACTATGGAAATATGCGAAAAAGAAGGTAGTAGGAATTTATTACGATAAATTCCACAAATTCAAAGAAGCGGTGAGGAACTTCTTTGAAAAAGAAGTTAAAAAAGAAAGTTGCAAGGCAGAGTTAGAGAAATTTATAGGCTCCTCTTTTCAAATCATAAAGGGGT